The Deinococcus carri genome has a window encoding:
- a CDS encoding serine/threonine-protein kinase: MTPERSIPGYKLLHLLGRGHTALVHLAQDAQGRQVALKVPLEETLRDKEAAERFGNEVRLTLQFRHPHVVQGYAGTAFGPKAFVALRHYPAGTLSDVLAGRGGQKLPLEEALRILADVAAGLTYLHGLSAVHQDVKTQNVYVDDLGRAALGDLGSTYFITQGGQSSGSPYYMAPEIYHGESSSPASDVYSLGVLAYELLTGQRPHLGDTYEALMAAHLNSFATPLSHLNPQVPRPVARLAERALAKRPQDRPTAGDLRRALLAALGEPDEEASPQEMSPTPPAVPARQMGRHGPAAPRLPAAVAPAEAPPTAERNGSRWNPFKRRK, translated from the coding sequence ATGACTCCAGAACGCTCCATTCCCGGCTACAAACTCCTGCACCTGTTGGGGCGCGGGCATACGGCTCTGGTCCATCTGGCTCAGGACGCGCAGGGGCGGCAGGTGGCCCTGAAAGTTCCCCTGGAAGAGACGCTGCGCGACAAGGAGGCCGCCGAACGCTTCGGCAACGAGGTGCGGCTCACGCTCCAGTTCCGGCATCCGCACGTGGTGCAGGGGTATGCCGGGACCGCCTTCGGCCCGAAGGCCTTCGTGGCGCTGCGCCATTACCCGGCGGGCACGCTCAGCGACGTGCTGGCCGGGCGGGGCGGGCAGAAACTGCCGCTGGAAGAAGCCCTGCGCATCCTGGCCGACGTGGCGGCGGGCCTCACCTACCTGCACGGGCTGAGCGCAGTTCACCAGGACGTGAAGACGCAGAACGTGTACGTCGACGACCTGGGCCGCGCCGCGCTGGGCGACCTGGGCAGCACCTACTTCATCACGCAGGGGGGGCAGTCGAGCGGCAGTCCCTATTACATGGCCCCCGAGATTTACCACGGCGAGAGCAGCAGCCCCGCCAGCGACGTGTACAGCCTCGGCGTGCTGGCCTATGAACTTCTTACCGGCCAGCGCCCCCACCTGGGCGACACCTACGAGGCCCTGATGGCGGCGCACCTCAACAGCTTCGCCACACCGCTGTCCCACCTGAATCCGCAGGTGCCGCGCCCGGTGGCTCGCCTGGCCGAACGCGCCCTCGCCAAGCGGCCCCAGGACCGGCCGACGGCGGGCGACCTGCGCCGCGCCCTGCTGGCCGCCCTTGGCGAACCGGACGAGGAGGCCAGCCCCCAGGAGATGTCCCCCACCCCACCCGCCGTCCCGGCCCGCCAGATGGGGCGTCACGGTCCGGCTGCCCCGCGCTTGCCAGCAGCCGTGGCCCCCGCCGAAGCGCCGCCCACGGCTGAGCGGAACGGTTCCCGCTGGAATCCCTTCAAACGGCGGAAGTAG
- the prfB gene encoding peptide chain release factor 2 (programmed frameshift), giving the protein MQELLEKLASLREYLDIPGKTRRLNELDRELSDPELWNNAGRARQVTQEAGSLRRIVDDYRTLQSDADGLSEMLEIASDEEREMLAEEQASIQTRVDDLYRETLFTMKHADVPAIMRVKGGAGGTEAQDWAGMLARMYMRWAERRGYRVDLIDEQPGDQAGYQSIEFIIRGDKAFGMMAPEHGVHRLVRVSPFDANNRRQTSFASVDVVPEVPEEEINIHIPDSDLRRDVFRSQGAGGQGVNTTDSAVRLTHIPTGIAVASQQTRSQIKNHEIALQILKQRLYDIEMRKREEEEAKARGEQKKIEWGSQIRSYVLDKQYIKDHRTGVMKHNPDDVLDGDLDDLMWAGLEWLAGKRAAEDAGDEE; this is encoded by the exons GTGCAGGAACTGCTGGAAAAACTGGCGTCGCTCCGGGAGTACCTT GACATTCCCGGCAAGACGCGCAGACTGAACGAACTCGACCGCGAACTCAGCGACCCCGAACTCTGGAACAACGCCGGCCGCGCCCGCCAGGTCACGCAGGAGGCCGGGAGCCTGCGCCGCATCGTGGACGACTACCGGACGCTGCAATCGGACGCGGACGGCCTCAGCGAAATGCTGGAGATCGCCAGCGACGAGGAACGCGAGATGCTGGCCGAGGAACAGGCGTCCATTCAGACGCGGGTGGACGACCTGTACCGCGAGACGCTCTTTACCATGAAGCACGCCGACGTGCCCGCCATCATGCGGGTCAAGGGCGGCGCGGGCGGCACCGAGGCGCAGGACTGGGCGGGGATGCTGGCGCGGATGTACATGCGCTGGGCCGAGCGCCGGGGCTACCGGGTGGATCTGATCGACGAGCAACCGGGCGACCAGGCGGGCTACCAGAGCATCGAATTCATCATCCGGGGCGACAAGGCCTTCGGGATGATGGCTCCTGAACACGGCGTTCACCGCCTGGTGCGGGTGTCGCCCTTCGACGCAAACAACCGCCGCCAGACCTCCTTCGCGTCGGTGGACGTGGTGCCGGAGGTGCCGGAAGAGGAAATCAACATCCACATTCCCGACTCCGACCTGCGCCGCGACGTGTTCCGCTCGCAGGGCGCGGGCGGACAGGGCGTGAACACCACCGACTCGGCGGTGCGCCTGACGCACATTCCTACGGGGATCGCGGTGGCCTCGCAGCAGACGCGCTCGCAGATCAAGAACCACGAGATCGCCCTCCAGATTCTCAAGCAGCGCCTCTACGACATCGAGATGCGCAAGCGCGAGGAGGAGGAGGCCAAGGCCCGCGGCGAGCAGAAGAAGATCGAGTGGGGATCGCAGATTCGCTCCTACGTGCTGGACAAGCAGTACATCAAGGACCACCGCACGGGCGTGATGAAGCACAACCCCGACGACGTGCTCGACGGCGACCTCGACGACCTGATGTGGGCCGGGCTGGAATGGCTGGCCGGGAAACGTGCCGCCGAGGACGCGGGCGACGAGGAATAA